In one Roseofilum casamattae BLCC-M143 genomic region, the following are encoded:
- a CDS encoding energy-coupling factor ABC transporter ATP-binding protein translates to MNRQQGVEAQEAIAVSNLCFSYPDQPQVLQHVDLAIDCGERVGIIGPNGAGKTTLFFCLCGVLAPTKGEILLLGEPAIAGQFRPEIGLVFQNPNDQLFSASVWDDVAFGPENMGLAPDEVVRRAEEALKLTGTMALADRVPHHLSGGQQRMVAIASVLSMHPQIVIYDEPSANLDLRSRRRLIHFLQSSRETILVSSHDLDLILEVTDRAILFDGGRIVADGHPKDILANPELMMAHGLEVPSILQS, encoded by the coding sequence ATGAATCGACAACAGGGTGTCGAAGCTCAGGAGGCGATCGCCGTCTCCAATTTGTGTTTTTCCTATCCCGACCAACCCCAAGTGCTGCAACATGTCGATTTGGCGATCGATTGCGGAGAACGAGTCGGAATTATCGGACCTAACGGAGCTGGCAAAACAACTCTCTTTTTTTGTCTGTGTGGCGTCCTAGCTCCGACGAAGGGCGAGATTCTCCTCCTGGGGGAACCGGCGATCGCCGGGCAGTTTCGGCCGGAAATTGGGTTAGTATTCCAAAATCCCAACGACCAACTCTTTTCAGCTTCCGTTTGGGATGATGTGGCATTCGGCCCGGAAAATATGGGATTAGCTCCGGATGAGGTCGTGCGGCGCGCGGAAGAAGCGCTGAAGTTAACCGGAACCATGGCATTGGCCGATCGGGTTCCCCATCATTTGTCTGGCGGACAACAGCGCATGGTGGCGATCGCCTCGGTTCTGTCAATGCATCCCCAGATTGTCATCTATGACGAACCCAGCGCCAATTTAGACCTGCGATCGCGACGGCGGTTAATTCACTTTCTCCAATCCTCTCGAGAAACCATATTGGTTTCCTCCCACGATCTGGACTTAATTTTGGAGGTTACCGATCGCGCGATCTTGTTCGACGGCGGCCGGATCGTTGCCGACGGCCATCCCAAGGATATTCTGGCGAACCCGGAACTAATGATGGCTCATGGCTTGGAGGTTCCGAGCATCTTGCAGTCATAG
- the ispF gene encoding 2-C-methyl-D-erythritol 2,4-cyclodiphosphate synthase, giving the protein MTLRIGNGYDIHQLGSGRPLILGGVTIPHELGLIGHSDADVLTHALMDAMLGALALGDIGHYFPPTDPQWKGADSLILLEQVNRLITQKGWKVANFDATIVAERPKLKPHLPAMRDRLSRLLHLPVDCASIKATTNEKLGPIGREEGIAAYAVTLLEPV; this is encoded by the coding sequence ATGACTCTCAGGATAGGTAACGGCTACGATATTCACCAACTTGGCTCCGGGCGACCTCTGATCCTAGGAGGAGTAACCATTCCCCACGAACTGGGACTCATCGGCCACAGCGATGCTGATGTACTGACTCATGCCCTTATGGATGCCATGCTGGGCGCTCTGGCTCTTGGCGACATCGGTCATTACTTTCCACCAACTGACCCGCAATGGAAAGGAGCCGATAGCCTGATCTTACTCGAACAGGTCAACCGTTTAATTACCCAAAAAGGATGGAAAGTGGCGAACTTCGATGCTACGATTGTTGCCGAGCGACCGAAACTGAAACCTCATTTACCAGCCATGCGCGATCGCCTCTCGCGCCTCTTGCATCTGCCAGTCGATTGTGCCAGCATCAAAGCCACAACCAACGAAAAACTCGGTCCTATTGGACGAGAAGAAGGTATTGCGGCCTATGCCGTCACCCTCCTGGAACCGGTTTAA
- a CDS encoding RecQ family ATP-dependent DNA helicase, giving the protein MEIERIRSAFQEIWGYKEFRYPQGEIIQTILAQKDALAVMPTGGGKSICFQLPALLQTGITLVISPLVALMENQVQELRDRQLNAATLHSQLSTSQRKQVLQQLERQNLRLLYLSPETLLSDPVWQRLCLPKLNINALILDEAHCLVQWGDSFRPAYRRLGAVRPALLQHKPKGTQLAIAAFTATADPRSQQMIQQTLNLRNPEKFILNPYRKNLYLKIKIAWSPRGRREQMRNFIRTRNGQSGLVYVRTRRDSEELARWLQQKGCKTAAYHAGLSPEERRHIENQWLRDRLQSVVCTSAFGMGINKPNVRWIVHFHPPLLLSEYLQEIGRAGRDGKQATALTLISEPTGWLDPGDKQRYNYFCKNQRSQQQLARTLAKILPKQGDLREISQHHKQAPLALSLLHGNEQLEWHSPFHYQILPTPSSHPASNRQGIQVMQQYLITCQCRWKFLLQAFGHKTDKHYRCLHCDRCQWKIG; this is encoded by the coding sequence ATGGAAATCGAACGCATTCGTAGTGCCTTCCAAGAAATTTGGGGCTATAAAGAATTTCGCTATCCGCAAGGGGAAATTATCCAAACCATCCTCGCACAAAAAGATGCCCTCGCGGTCATGCCAACGGGGGGAGGAAAATCAATTTGTTTTCAACTTCCAGCTCTATTACAAACGGGAATAACATTAGTTATCTCGCCCTTAGTCGCGCTGATGGAAAACCAAGTCCAAGAATTGCGCGATCGCCAACTCAATGCCGCCACCCTCCACAGCCAACTCTCTACCAGCCAGCGCAAACAAGTGTTGCAACAACTGGAACGGCAAAATTTACGACTGCTGTATCTATCTCCGGAAACCTTACTTTCCGATCCCGTATGGCAGCGGTTATGCTTGCCCAAACTAAACATTAATGCCCTAATTTTAGATGAAGCTCACTGCCTCGTGCAATGGGGAGATAGCTTTCGTCCGGCGTATCGCAGATTGGGGGCCGTGCGTCCTGCTTTGCTCCAGCATAAACCGAAAGGAACTCAACTGGCGATCGCCGCTTTTACGGCCACTGCCGATCCGCGATCGCAACAGATGATTCAACAAACATTAAACCTGCGCAATCCAGAAAAATTCATCCTAAATCCTTACCGCAAAAACTTATATTTAAAGATAAAAATTGCTTGGTCGCCGCGAGGAAGGCGCGAGCAAATGCGAAACTTTATTCGTACCCGCAATGGCCAAAGCGGACTCGTTTATGTTCGCACTCGCCGAGATAGCGAAGAACTGGCTCGGTGGTTGCAACAAAAAGGATGCAAAACCGCTGCGTATCATGCCGGTTTATCTCCAGAAGAGCGCCGCCATATCGAAAATCAATGGTTGCGCGATCGCTTACAATCAGTAGTCTGTACTTCCGCCTTTGGCATGGGAATAAATAAACCGAATGTCCGTTGGATCGTCCATTTCCATCCCCCATTACTCTTATCCGAATATCTGCAAGAAATCGGCCGAGCCGGACGGGACGGCAAACAGGCCACCGCCTTAACCTTAATCAGCGAACCGACGGGATGGCTCGATCCGGGAGACAAGCAACGGTATAATTATTTTTGCAAGAATCAACGATCGCAACAACAACTGGCACGAACCTTAGCCAAAATACTCCCCAAACAAGGCGATCTCCGCGAGATTTCGCAACATCATAAACAAGCGCCTCTGGCTTTATCTCTCTTGCACGGTAACGAACAACTCGAATGGCACAGTCCTTTTCATTATCAAATCCTGCCAACTCCCTCCTCTCATCCTGCAAGCAATCGACAAGGAATACAAGTGATGCAACAGTATTTAATCACCTGTCAATGTCGTTGGAAATTTCTCTTACAGGCCTTCGGCCATAAAACTGACAAGCACTATCGCTGTTTGCACTGCGATCGCTGTCAATGGAAAATCGGATAA
- a CDS encoding metal ABC transporter ATP-binding protein has protein sequence MSETVLQVEGLMVDRDRTPGVVRDVSFSLSAGTNTALIGPNGAGKSTLIQAILGILPRKSGRISILNQNLTLRGKLPEDIRQQVAYLPQNFLVDRRLPITVAELVGLGWDKLGWQWPFLGNRDRQRAIKTALSRVNGWHLQHKLISQLSGGETKRVLLAYCLARPRKLLILDEAPAGLDIRGEAEFYQLLDELKRERGWTILQISHDLDMVKQQCDRVLCLNRTILCQGTPEVTLSQENLTAAYSSEFAPYHHSCKD, from the coding sequence TTGAGCGAAACGGTGTTGCAAGTTGAAGGATTAATGGTCGATCGCGATCGCACCCCAGGAGTCGTACGAGATGTTTCCTTCTCCTTGTCAGCGGGAACCAATACAGCTTTAATCGGTCCGAATGGAGCGGGTAAAAGTACCCTAATTCAGGCAATTTTAGGAATTCTACCCCGTAAAAGCGGACGAATTTCTATCCTCAATCAAAATTTAACACTTCGCGGAAAACTCCCCGAAGATATTCGCCAGCAAGTTGCCTATCTTCCGCAAAACTTTCTGGTCGATCGCCGCTTACCGATTACTGTGGCCGAACTGGTTGGGTTAGGCTGGGATAAGCTGGGATGGCAATGGCCGTTTTTGGGAAACCGCGATCGTCAACGTGCAATTAAAACCGCTTTATCGCGAGTGAATGGTTGGCATCTCCAGCATAAATTAATTAGCCAGCTTTCCGGAGGAGAAACCAAGCGCGTTTTGCTCGCCTATTGTTTGGCTCGTCCGCGAAAATTGCTGATTTTAGATGAAGCTCCGGCAGGATTAGATATTCGTGGCGAAGCCGAATTCTATCAGCTTTTAGACGAACTCAAACGAGAACGCGGTTGGACGATTTTGCAGATTTCGCACGACCTAGATATGGTGAAACAACAATGCGATCGCGTTCTCTGCCTTAATCGTACTATTCTCTGCCAAGGCACTCCTGAAGTCACCTTAAGTCAAGAAAACCTCACCGCTGCTTATAGTTCCGAGTTTGCTCCCTATCATCACTCTTGTAAAGATTAA
- a CDS encoding NADH-quinone oxidoreductase subunit M: MLSPLLIIPILGAIAIILYPQPKASRAIATIFSILSFGWSIYLLAQLDLSIGTLQFREFYPWIEPLGLNYSLAVDGISLPLIALNSFLTPIALYTNRSNLERSRLHDSLILFINAGIAGALMAQNLLFFIIFYELELIPFYLLISIWGGEKRGYAATKFLLYTAASGLFVIAGFLGITFLSGSPSFEISELNIDNLELIPQLILLTALLLGFGIKTPLVPLHTWMPDTYVEASPSTAILLGGIFAKLGTYGLLRFGLQLLPTAWNTVAQGLAIIGTVSVIYGAMSAIAQRDIKRMVAYSSIGHMGYILVAAAAGTELSVLGAIAQMLAHGLILALLFFLVGIVERTTGTRDLDVLNGLMNPIRGLPLTSALLILAGMASAGIPGLVGFAAEFIVFQGSFATFPIATLLCILSSGLTAVYFVILINRTCFGKLDNSRAYYSRVTFDEQFPALLMTAIVLFLGIQPNWLFRWMEPTTNEIVARVQSPAIVKIADYKDVAFVPISYE; this comes from the coding sequence ATGCTCTCGCCATTACTCATCATTCCCATTCTCGGCGCGATCGCGATTATTCTCTATCCGCAACCAAAAGCCAGCCGCGCGATCGCTACTATCTTTAGTATTCTCAGTTTCGGCTGGTCGATCTATCTGCTCGCTCAACTCGATCTCAGCATAGGAACGCTCCAATTTAGGGAATTTTATCCTTGGATCGAACCTCTGGGACTCAACTATAGCTTGGCAGTAGACGGCATTTCCTTACCTCTGATCGCCCTCAATAGTTTCCTTACTCCCATCGCGCTTTATACCAACCGCAGTAACTTAGAGCGATCGCGACTGCACGACAGTTTAATTCTCTTCATTAATGCCGGAATTGCCGGAGCATTAATGGCGCAAAACCTCCTCTTTTTCATTATCTTCTACGAGTTAGAACTGATTCCGTTTTATCTCCTTATTTCTATTTGGGGAGGCGAAAAGCGCGGTTATGCAGCAACTAAATTTCTGCTCTACACCGCTGCGTCGGGACTATTCGTGATTGCCGGATTTTTGGGAATTACCTTCCTCTCCGGTTCCCCGAGTTTTGAAATCAGCGAACTGAATATCGATAACTTAGAATTAATTCCACAACTAATTTTACTCACTGCCTTACTATTAGGATTTGGGATAAAAACGCCTCTGGTTCCCTTACATACCTGGATGCCCGATACTTATGTGGAAGCTTCTCCCAGTACGGCTATTTTGCTCGGCGGAATTTTCGCGAAACTCGGCACTTACGGACTATTGCGTTTTGGCTTGCAATTATTACCCACCGCTTGGAATACCGTCGCTCAAGGTTTAGCCATTATCGGGACAGTTAGTGTCATTTATGGTGCCATGAGCGCGATCGCACAGCGAGATATTAAGCGCATGGTAGCCTACAGTTCTATCGGCCATATGGGCTATATTCTCGTTGCAGCAGCGGCAGGAACGGAATTGAGCGTTTTGGGGGCGATCGCGCAAATGCTGGCTCACGGACTCATTTTAGCCCTGCTTTTCTTCCTCGTCGGCATTGTCGAGCGCACCACTGGAACCCGCGATCTGGATGTCCTCAATGGCTTAATGAATCCCATTCGTGGCTTACCTCTCACTAGCGCGCTCCTCATTCTCGCCGGAATGGCTAGCGCTGGAATCCCTGGACTGGTGGGCTTTGCCGCAGAATTCATCGTCTTCCAAGGCAGCTTCGCCACCTTCCCGATCGCGACGCTCTTGTGTATTCTCTCCTCCGGATTAACCGCCGTCTATTTTGTTATCCTCATTAACCGCACCTGTTTTGGCAAACTAGACAACAGTCGCGCCTACTATTCTCGCGTCACTTTCGACGAACAATTTCCAGCCTTACTCATGACGGCTATTGTCTTATTTTTAGGCATTCAACCTAACTGGTTATTCCGCTGGATGGAACCGACAACGAATGAAATTGTCGCCCGAGTTCAGTCTCCTGCGATCGTCAAAATTGCTGACTATAAGGATGTTGCATTCGTACCCATTTCTTATGAATAA
- a CDS encoding Crp/Fnr family transcriptional regulator, producing the protein MVSSSISEQNEQTELRQLLENLYQGQKLIEFIGGQAIPLNPEDIWVVCRGVVSLSSLNAHGEDVLLGFTVPSMPFGLPLATRSADQAYRATALSDVGLMRFSITEVDRSPLLCRSLWQQLSRRLQQTESILAIVGYRRIKDRLQQLLLLLKDEMGQPTADGAGVRLPVKLTHQNLANTIGATRVTVTRLIKELREEEWLSIDSQRYITICNAVNSNR; encoded by the coding sequence ATGGTTTCTTCATCTATTTCCGAACAAAACGAGCAAACCGAGTTACGTCAACTGTTAGAAAACCTATACCAAGGACAAAAGCTCATCGAGTTTATCGGAGGACAAGCCATTCCTCTAAACCCGGAAGATATTTGGGTGGTTTGTCGGGGAGTAGTAAGCCTAAGCAGCTTAAATGCCCATGGCGAAGACGTATTGCTCGGTTTTACCGTTCCTTCCATGCCTTTTGGACTTCCCTTAGCGACTCGTTCTGCCGACCAAGCCTATCGAGCAACCGCTTTGTCTGATGTTGGATTAATGCGGTTTAGTATAACAGAGGTCGATCGCTCGCCCCTATTGTGTCGCAGCCTTTGGCAGCAACTGAGCCGCCGCCTGCAACAAACCGAATCCATCCTAGCAATTGTGGGCTACCGACGAATTAAAGACCGACTGCAACAACTCTTGCTCTTACTCAAAGACGAAATGGGACAACCGACGGCCGATGGAGCGGGAGTCCGTTTGCCGGTGAAGCTCACCCACCAAAATCTGGCAAATACGATTGGTGCCACTCGGGTTACGGTAACTCGGTTAATTAAGGAACTGCGAGAAGAAGAATGGTTATCTATTGATTCCCAGCGTTATATTACGATATGTAACGCTGTGAATAGCAACCGATAA
- a CDS encoding SGNH/GDSL hydrolase family protein, whose product MHQLKRLQHALRQFSIVAMISLVFTEVSFRIYNQINPSFIFYEKSYGRFRGKPLSKHYGFALNSYGYKDTEFVTEKDETTYRIIGLGDSFAFGIVPYPDNYYTLIEERLQQKGQTIEVYNFGIPNLNPKDYLSVLVNEGLSYNGDMVVVSFFMGNDFLNSQDKNLSQPWYTYSYVLSFFNFLWEVQKNYEGEWELPENIVYDDDMVVFSDENYLGMEVRRSQIFIKNNPDFPATFDYALSFIEQIKEISDRRNMKLLVAIVPDEVQVNTELQKQVIQAMNVPAENLDFSLPNRLLAESFSELNINYIDLLQPFQAASETTRLYRPNDSHWNIAGNHLAAEIISEAILQQLAESAPNQQP is encoded by the coding sequence ATGCATCAATTGAAAAGACTCCAACATGCTTTGCGGCAATTCTCGATCGTTGCGATGATTTCCTTGGTATTTACCGAGGTTTCGTTTAGAATTTACAACCAGATTAATCCCAGCTTTATTTTCTATGAGAAATCCTACGGACGCTTTCGGGGAAAGCCCTTATCGAAGCATTATGGATTTGCCCTAAACTCTTATGGATATAAGGATACAGAGTTTGTGACCGAGAAAGATGAAACCACTTACCGCATCATTGGATTAGGCGACTCTTTCGCGTTTGGTATTGTTCCCTATCCCGATAATTACTACACGTTAATCGAGGAGAGGTTGCAGCAAAAAGGTCAAACCATCGAAGTCTATAACTTCGGCATTCCCAACCTCAATCCGAAAGATTATCTTTCAGTTTTAGTAAACGAAGGTTTATCCTACAATGGCGATATGGTGGTGGTTTCTTTTTTCATGGGTAATGACTTCTTAAATAGCCAAGACAAAAACTTATCTCAGCCCTGGTATACCTATTCCTATGTTCTGTCCTTCTTTAATTTTCTCTGGGAAGTGCAAAAAAATTATGAAGGAGAGTGGGAACTTCCAGAAAATATTGTCTATGACGATGACATGGTTGTTTTCAGCGATGAAAACTATCTAGGTATGGAAGTCCGACGCAGTCAAATTTTTATCAAAAACAATCCTGACTTTCCCGCAACCTTTGATTATGCCCTGAGCTTTATTGAGCAAATTAAAGAAATTAGCGATCGACGCAACATGAAACTTTTGGTGGCGATCGTTCCCGATGAAGTGCAGGTGAATACTGAGTTGCAGAAACAGGTCATCCAAGCAATGAATGTGCCTGCGGAAAATTTGGACTTTTCTCTGCCGAACCGTTTGTTAGCTGAATCCTTCTCAGAACTAAATATTAATTACATCGATTTGCTTCAACCTTTTCAAGCAGCCTCGGAAACGACGCGGCTGTATCGTCCGAATGACAGTCACTGGAATATTGCAGGAAACCATTTAGCGGCGGAGATAATTTCGGAAGCGATTTTGCAACAGTTGGCTGAGTCGGCCCCTAATCAACAGCCTTAA